One genomic segment of Coffea arabica cultivar ET-39 chromosome 6e, Coffea Arabica ET-39 HiFi, whole genome shotgun sequence includes these proteins:
- the LOC113695605 gene encoding protein SIEL-like, producing MVMEQRLLADAQFLLLGSQRHPRLLSSPHAALQPLLPLITSPGASLPTLSSLLKTLTLQLQCTTTTHLPRIVLSLLSALSDHHPDLRREISLAVRAFALRLLPFSPSSSFAHSLAILFKDADTSSDVTDEPTFLSICFRPCKASLRRWLLQNVDKFCVRPSVLIAVLLGFTKDPYPLTRKAALDGLVWLSDKFVAVEDQSLLQCCYFSAAELLFDAEDSVRCSAVRTVSEWGLLLVESNQDKCKIDWSDALFVQLCSMVRDMSMKVRTEAFDALAKVPMVSQNVLLLTLTKKATSATKEITFPGRYAAKIYKLPASAAAFAFIHGLEDEFFEVRRSACCALRTFAIAYGDFACEAVNLLMDMLNDDSVVVRLLALETMHHMAMYDCLKVQEGHLHMLLGALVDDSTLIRSAAMKILQLIRLHKLAMFKLCFEGLVRNLELYPQDEADLLSVLLNIGQNHGWFVAHLIQENTEKIEPSLGGRLGFESARIVALLVLAISAPVSIERGICSIPPRMYSYAVTLLGRISDGLIGTLNQNDLLSHLSRCSRFSCVSSSEFFRGEESAVPLVKSDTSLYPKNDGIHGSCSQRLLELERVVHPIANYPLKIHDEMESSMGNILQKIHSLWPLIRCGFADEATRTLRSWKKQLKTFTCDSSEPTAELVFVLQYLRTIKLLGRVWIRCMFPLKPCFGVRKLEVLFRKLERSLKEMKYRFLGFSSEQELHILELILVTLILKLSNVKACCPSTNLKEISSVVTRVEHLVGGRSVELSSFVIELQKILREIGPSTAVLENALLLQKSLEYYTLRQFMFSGILVHVAAKLDVYNNYENPLHYVLGLPAGIPIEITLRNISRESRIWLKMTFKEKLAQFVYLDLHGLSGGDECRKFTFVAPFFGPPKARSFLLKISIGMECSSEPPYRSNVCGGPKHELINISGDSEVFLTRVGG from the exons ATGGTGATGGAGCAGCGTCTCCTGGCCGACGCCCAATTCCTACTGCTGGGCAGCCAAAGGCATCCCCGCCTTCTATCCTCTCCCCATGCCGCCTTGCAGCCACTGCTGCCTCTCATTACAAGCCCCGGCGCCTCCCTCCCCACCCTATCCTCTCtcctcaaaaccctaactctTCAGCTCCAGTGCACCACCACCACCCACCTCCCCCGAATCGTACTCTCCCTCCTATCTGCCCTCTCTGACCACCATCCCGACCTCCGCCGCGAAATTTCCCTCGCTGTCCGTGCATTCGCCCTCCGCCTCCTTCCTTTCTCTCCATCTTCCTCCTTCGCTCATTCCCTCGCCATCCTCTTTAAGGATGCTGACACTTCCAGTGATGTCACCGACGAACCGACGTTCCTTTCCATTTGCTTTCGCCCGTGTAAAGCTTCCTTAAGGCGCTGGCTGCTTCAGAATGTGGATAAATTTTGCGTCAGGCCGTCGGTGTTGATCGCGGTCCTTTTAGGGTTCACCAAGGATCCGTATCCGTTAACCAGGAAAGCCGCCCTGGATGGTTTGGTTTGGCTCTCCGATAAGTTCGTTGCGGTGGAGGATCAGAGCCTGCTTCAGTGTTGCTATTTTTCCGCCGCTGAGCTTCTCTTTGATGCAGAGGATTCCGTCAGATGCTCTGCAGTTCGCACT GTTAGCGAGTGGGGACTGTTACTTGTGGAGTCCAACCAAGACAAGTGTAAAATTGATTGGTCTGATGCTTTGTTTGTTCAG CTTTGCTCAATGGTGAGGGACATGAGCATGAAGGTCAGAACTGAAGCTTTTGATGCCCTCGCAAAGGTTCCAATGGTTTCGCAGAATGTTTTATTGCTGACATTAACTAAGAAAGCTACATCCGCCACAAAAGAAATAACTTTTCCAGGCCGTTACGCTgcaaaaatatacaaattgccAGCATCAGCCGCAGCTTTTGCTTTTATTCATGGCCTGGAGGATGAATTCTTTGAG GTAAGAAGATCTGCGTGCTGTGCCTTGCGTACATTCGCCATTGCTTATGGTGATTTTGCATGCGAGGCTGTAAATCTCTTGATGGATATGCTTAATGATGATTCAGTGGTTGTGCGTTTACTAGCTCTGGAGACGATGCATCATATGGCCATGTATGACTGCCTAAAAGTTCAAGAAGGACACTTGCATATG TTGCTAGGGGCTCTAGTGGATGACTCTACCTTGATAAGATCCGCAGCAatgaaaattcttcaattaatcaGATTGCACAAATTGGCAATGTTTAAGTTATGTTTTGAAGGCCTTGTGAGAAACTTGGAATTGTATCCACAG GATGAAGCTGATTTGCTTTCTGTTTTGCTCAATATTGGGCAAAATCATGGGTGGTTTGTCGCCCACCTTATCCAGGAAAATACAGAAAAG ATAGAACCTTCTCTTGGAGGGAGATTGGGATTTGAGAGCGCAAGAATTGTTGCCTTGTTGGTGCTGGCCATCTCTGCCCCAGTCTCAATTGAACGAGGCATATGCAGTATTCCACCGAGGATGTACTCTTATGCAGTTACTTTACTGGGGAGAATTTCTGATGGTTTGATTGGTACTTTGAACCAGAATGACCTTCTGTCTCATCTTTCGCGTTGCAGCCGATTCTCATGTGTTTCCAGTTCTGAGTTTTTCAGAGGAGAAGAGTCAGCTGTCCCTCTGGTGAAAAGTGATACGTCCTTGTATCCAAAAAATGATGGGATTCATGGAAGTTGTTCTCAGAGATTACTGGAATTAGAGAGAGTAGTGCATCCAATTGCTAATTACCCTCTAAAAATACATGATGAAATGGAAAGTTCTATGGGCAATATCCTTCAAAAGATTCACAGCCTTTGGCCATTAATACGCTGTGGATTTGCAGATGAAGCAACTAGAACTTTAAG GAGTTGGAAGAAACAGTTGAAGACATTTACTTGTGATTCATCCGAACCCACAGCCGAGTTAGTTTTTGTTTTGCAATATCTGCGCACGATAAAACTGCTTGGAAGGGTATGGATCCGCTGTATGTTTCCTTTGAAGCCCTGCTTTGGGGTGAGGAAATTGGAAGTCTTATTTAGAAAGTTGGAAAGGAGCCTGAAAGAGATGAAGTATAGGTTCCTAGGTTTTAGCAGCGAGCAGGAGTTGCATATTTTAGAGCTAATTCTTGTTACACTTATATTGAAGTTGTCCAATGTCAAAGCCTGCTGTCCAAGTACTAATTTAAAGGAAATAAGTTCTGTAGTTACTCGTGTTGAACATCTTGTTGGAGGCAGATCAGTTGAACTCTCCAGCTTTGTGATAGAGCTTCAGAAGATACTGAGGGAAATTGGTCCCTCAACGGCTGTCCTTGAAAATGCACTTCTGCTCCAAAAGTCACTTGAGTACTACACTTTGAGGCAGTTTATGTTTTCTGGAATACTCGTACATGTGGCAGCTAAACTGGATGTGTACAACAACTATGAAAATCCTCTCCATTACGTTTTAGGTCTCCCTGCCGGCATACCAATTGAAATTACTTTGCGTAACATCTCAAGGGAAAGTCGCATATGGCTGAAGATGACTTTTAAAGAGAAGCTAGCTCAGTTTGTTTACCTGGATTTGCATGGACTAAGCGGGGGTGATGAATGTCGAAAATTTACATTTGTTGCACCCTTTTTTGGACCCCCTAAAGCGAGGTCCTTCTTACTGAAGATTAGCATTGGAATGGAATGCTCATCTGAGCCTCCTTACCGGTCGAATGTTTGTGGGGGACCGAAACACGAGCTTATTAATATTTCCGGAGATAGTGAAGTGTTTCTGACTAGGGTTGGTGGATAG
- the LOC113695223 gene encoding uncharacterized protein, with amino-acid sequence MPCLDISTNVNLNGVDLDSVFSEATKTVAAIIGKPETFVMVLLKGSVPISFGGNKEPAALGEIISMGGINREVKRKLIAAIGTILETKLSIPRTRFVLKVYDTTMGRNQSKL; translated from the exons ATGCCTTGCCTTGATATCTCTACCAACGTCAACCTAAATGGAGTCGACCTGGACTCTGTCTTTTCTGAAGCCACCAAAACTGTCGCTGCAATTATCGGAAAACCCGAAACT TTTGTGATGGTCCTGCTAAAGGGCTCGGTGCCGATATCTTTCGGCGGAAACAAAGAACCTGCTGCACTTGGGGAGATTATATCCATGGGTGGAATCAACAGGGAAGTCAAAAGGAAGCTGATTGCGGCCATCGGCACCATCCTGGAGACCAAATTGTCCATTCCCAGAACCCGATTCGTCCTCAAGGTTTATGACACGACAATGGGCCGCAACCAGTCCAAGTTGTGA
- the LOC113695599 gene encoding uncharacterized protein, with translation MGVGRKQENFQLNDNLLPKMKQPATTYFARNLGKSNLGGVIFGCKNNTFKECLSKQIFGLPAQHFLYVKNIDPGLPLFLFNYTDRKLHGIFEAASCGQMNINPYAWTPDGSERTPYPAQVQIRIRLQCQPLLEDQFKPIILDNYYNVSHFWFELDHTQARRLMSKLSAMAIAPSTFVPQNTAKWRNALYGLPSNEKREEIGAYEQPILRNKFVNSPDPGNCQLLESSLGNQESDRDAKDIIYLKLKELAINLESSDAPMRGHVGEIATARDEKLGQESLLAEFSGKKNENNPVISYDLSDPSLVAQMLEGMKELMAFKEEQIQKANRMEQKLLEAEKEISQLKCRFMMLESRSNTSLVHVDGTGIKSCDDFHLDLDDSIFLVGGYDGVLWSSALDLFSPSHDVLKSLKPMSSVRSYSSVAKLNGELYVFGGGTGSAWLDTVESYNFAQDQWSLCASLNKKKGSLAGATLDNKIFAFGGGNGVDCFSDVEMYDVNVGRWIPTRSMLQKRFALAAAELNGALYAVGGYDGDNYLKSAERFDPREHSWSRIESMNTKRGCHSVVVMNEKIYALGGYDECDMSPSIEIFDPRLGKWMTGEPMNHSRGYSAAAVLKESIYVIGGVKTGGDIVDTIECYKDGQGWQITNLSAPRRRCFCSAIVLGD, from the exons ATGGGCGTaggaagaaaacaagaaaacttcCAGTTGAATGACAATTTGCTTCCCAAAATGAAACAGCCAGCCACTACTTATTTTGCAAGGAATTTGGGAAAGAGCAACCTTGGTGGTGTCATATTTGGTTGCAAGAACAACACGTTTAAAGAATGTCTTTCGAAACAGATCTTTG GCTTGCCAGCTCAGCATTTCTTGTATGTAAAGAACATTGATCCGGGTCTGCCACTATTTCTGTTCAATTACACTGACAGGAAGCTTCATGGCATCTTTGAGGCTGCTAGTTGTGGACAAATGAATATAAATCCCTATGCATGGACACCAGATGGTTCTGAGAGAACACCATATCCTGCCCAA GTTCAAATACGTATAAGGCTGCAGTGTCAACCACTGCTAGAAGACCAGTTCAAGCCTATAATTCTGGACAACTATTATAATGTAAGccatttctggtttgagctcGATCATACTCAAGCACGTAGATTGATGTCAAAACTCTCTGCAATGGCAATTGCTCCTAGTACATTTGTACCACAAAACACAGCGAAATGGAGGAATGCGTTGTATGGTTTACCTTCTaatgagaagagagaggaaATTGGAGCTTATGAGCAACCAATCTTAAGGAACAAGTTTGTCAACTCCCCTGATCCTGGTAACTGCCAGCTACTAGAGTCATCCCTGGGTAATCAAGAATCAGATAGAGATGCAAAAGACATCATCTACTTGAAACTAAAAGAGCTAGCTATTAATCTTGAGTCCTCAGATGCACCTATGAGGGGACATGTAGGAGAAATTGCCACTGCCAGAGATGAGAAATTGGGGCAAGAATCATTGCTGGCAGAATTTTCAGGGAAGAAGAATGAAAATAATCCTGTAATTTCTTATGACTTGTCTGATCCATCACTGGTGGCTCAG ATGCTTGAAGGAATGAAAGAGCTAATGGCTTTCAAAGAAGAGCAAATCCAAAAGGCAAATCGTATGGAACAGAAACTG CTAGAGGCAGAAAAAGAAATCAGCCAACTAAAGTGTAGGTTTATGATGTTGGAGTCAAGGTCAAATACTTCCCTGGTGCATGTGGATGGAACAGGAATCAAGTCATGTGATGACTTCCACTTGGACCTTGATGATTCAATATTTCTCGTGGGTGGATATGATGGTGTATTGTGGTCATCAGCATTGGATTTGTTTTCTCCTTCACATGATGTCTTGAAATCTCTTAAGCCAATGAGTTCTGTTCGATCGTATTCCTCAGTGGCAAAGTTAAATGGAGAACTATATGTGTTTGGCGGTGGAACTGGTAGTGCATGGCTTGACACAG TTGAGTCATATAACTTTGCCCAAGATCAATGGAGTCTGTGCGCATCATTGAATAAGAAGAAAGGTAGCTTAGCTGGCGCTACTTTGGACAacaaaatttttgcatttgGTGGTGGAAATGGGGTTGACTGTTTTTCAGATGTGGAAATGTATGATGTAAATGTTGGAAGATGGATACCCACCAGGTCAATGCTACAAAAG CGATTTGCTCTTGCTGCAGCAGAGCTCAATGGTGCTCTCTACGCTGTTGGTGGATATGATGGGGACAATTATTTGAA ATCTGCAGAAAGATTTGATCCCAGGGAACATTCTTGGAGCAGAATTGAGAGTATGAATACCAAGAGGGGCTGTCACTCAGTAGTCGTTATGAATGAAAAGAT ATATGCCTTGGGAGGCTATGATGAATGTGACATGTCGCCAAGCATTGAGATATTTGACCCTCGGCTTGGAAAATGGATGACTGGGGAGCCGATGAACCATTCCAGGGGATATTCAGCTGCTGCTGTTCTGAAGGAGTCAATCTATGTAATTGGCGGAGTGAAGACCGGTGGAGACATTGTAGACACG ATTGAATGTTACAAGGATGGCCAAGGGTGGCAAATTACCAACTTGAGTGCACCAAGAAGACGGTGTTTTTGCTCAGCTATTGTTTTAGGAGATTGA
- the LOC113695064 gene encoding patellin-6-like, protein MMETSSQLSVQQAPHHHHQDHPTVPPGDSPMPPPSQPLKKSFVTSLMEAAALRTPSFKEDTYFVSSLRPSEKKALQELKDKLMAYPGPAEHSMGGIPLLGGDERADVILLKFLRARDFRVADSVHMLLKCLYWRKDFEADKILDEDLGFKELEGVVAYMHGHDREGHPVCYNAYGVFKDKDMYERIFGDEEKLKKFLRWRVQVLERGIELLHFKPGGVNSIIQVTDLKDMPKRELRVASNHIMSLFQDNYPEMVARKIFINVPWYFSVLYSMFSPFLTQRTKSKFVISKEGNVAETLYKFVRPENVPVQYGGLSRPDDVDGGPPKPASEFTVKGGEKVNIQIEGIEAGATISWDLVVGGWEVEYSAEFVPSGEGSYSIAVEKTRRIISNGNAAAAAAANQEAIRNSYTSKEAGQLVLLVDNTASRKRKVAAYRYIVRKSAPA, encoded by the exons ATGATGGAAACTTCATCGCAGTTGTCCGTTCAGCAAGctccccaccaccaccaccaagaCCACCCGACGGTACCTCCCGGTGATTCCCCAATGCCACCACCCTCGCAACCTTTAAAGAAAAGCTTCGTTACTTCATTAATGGAAGCTGCCGCGTTGCGCACTCCATCCTTTAAAGAGGACACCTACTTTGTCTCCTCCCTCAGGCCATCCGAGAAGAAGGCCCTCCAGGAGCTCAAGGACAAGCTCATGGCCTATCCCGGACCGGCCGAGCACTCCATGGGGGGAATTCCCTTGTTGGGCGGTGACGAGAGAGCTGACGTCATCCTCTTGAAATTCTTGCGGGCCAGGGACTTCAGGGTGGCCGACTCCGTGCACATGCTGCTCAAGTGCCTGTACTGGAGGAAAGACTTCGAGGCCGACAAGATATTAGACGAAGATTTGGGGTTTAAAGAGCTGGAGGGGGTTGTGGCTTACATGCACGGCCATGATCGGGAGGGGCACCCGGTTTGCTACAATGCTTATGGGGTGTTCAAGGACAAGGACATGTACGAGAGGATCTTTGGAGATGAGGAAAAGCTCAAGAAGTTCCTGAGGTGGAGAGTTCAAGTTCTTGAAAGAGGCATTGAGCTTCTACATTTCAAGCCTGGTGGGGttaattccatcattcaagtcacTGATCTCAAGGACATGCCCAAGAGGGAGCTTAGGGTGGCCTCTAATCACATTATGTCCCTATTCCAAGATAATTATCCTGAGATGGTTGCCCGTAAG ATTTTCATCAACGTGCCATGGTACTTTAGTGTGTTGTATTCCATGTTTAGTCCGTTTCTGACTCAACGAACGAAGAGCAAGTTTGTGATCTCCAAGGAAGGAAATGTTGCCGAGACGCTTTACAA ATTCGTAAGGCCCGAGAATGTGCCGGTCCAGTACGGCGGACTTAGCCGACCGGATGACGTGGATGGCGGTCCACCGAAACCGGCATCCGAGTTCACTGTGAAAGGGGGAGAGAAAGTCAATATCCAAATTGAGGGAATCGAG GCAGGGGCAACAATATCATGGGATCTGGTGGTAGGAGGGTGGGAAGTGGAATACAGCGCGGAGTTTGTACCCAGCGGGGAGGGCAGCTATTCAATTGCTGTGGAGAAGACTAGAAGGATTATTAGCAATGGCAATGCTGCTGCTGCCGCCGCCGCCAACCAAGAGGCGATTCGCAACTCCTACACGTCAAAAGAAGCCGGACAATTGGTGCTTTTGGTGGACAACACTGCCTCCCGGAAGAGGAAGGTTGCGGCTTATCGATATATAGTTCGCAAATCGGCTCCGGCGTAA